One genomic window of Nisaea sp. includes the following:
- a CDS encoding chorismate mutase: MSTLDDLRREIDGIDVALHDLLMRRVEIGKQVADAKGGDRGPYFRPGREAQIIRRLVGRNESYLNIPTLIRFWREILSANLNMQTHVHAAVYLPEGAEKVYDLARDHCGISATIERMDSAEAVLAAVADGSATLGVLPGFPMTSARWWPQLVSDRTGLATPRIIARLPFCETGAAVGVNGFAGDAFIVAGQEPESSGEDKTLFAVRDGVELAGAVIDEGDGYRLIEQDGFLEIPEGLERHLGGREGEVPYYRIGAYAVPVHAG; encoded by the coding sequence GTGAGCACGCTTGATGATCTGAGGCGGGAGATCGACGGGATCGACGTGGCTTTGCACGATCTGTTGATGCGTCGCGTCGAGATCGGCAAGCAGGTCGCCGATGCCAAGGGCGGCGACCGCGGCCCCTATTTCCGTCCGGGCCGCGAGGCGCAGATCATCCGCCGTCTCGTTGGGCGTAACGAATCTTACTTGAACATCCCGACGCTGATCCGGTTCTGGCGCGAAATCCTGAGCGCCAACCTGAACATGCAGACCCATGTCCATGCCGCGGTCTACCTGCCGGAAGGCGCCGAGAAGGTCTATGACCTGGCGCGCGACCATTGCGGTATCTCGGCGACGATCGAGCGTATGGATAGTGCCGAGGCTGTGCTGGCCGCGGTTGCCGACGGCTCGGCGACGCTCGGTGTGCTGCCCGGCTTCCCGATGACGTCCGCACGATGGTGGCCGCAGCTGGTTTCCGACAGAACCGGTCTGGCGACGCCGCGCATCATTGCGCGGCTTCCTTTTTGCGAGACCGGCGCCGCTGTTGGGGTCAACGGCTTCGCGGGCGATGCCTTCATCGTCGCGGGACAGGAGCCGGAATCTTCGGGCGAGGACAAGACGCTGTTCGCGGTGCGCGACGGTGTCGAGCTTGCGGGAGCGGTGATTGATGAAGGCGACGGCTATCGGCTGATCGAACAGGACGGGTTCCTGGAGATCCCGGAAGGGCTGGAGCGACATCTGGGCGGCCGCGAAGGCGAGGTGCCCTATTACCGCATCGGCGCTTACGCGGTCCCGGTTCACGCCGGCTGA